One Mucilaginibacter ginkgonis genomic region harbors:
- a CDS encoding ion channel, which produces MAIRKHAVNPEDDLGFGTQAISQRVVNKNGTINVKREGIPFFNTTNTYHKLISMRWPLFWLMVLSGYLITNLIFASIYVSIGIRNLNGAEGKDFLHHFLSAFFFSAQTLSTVGYGHISPSGVATNFIAAFESMMGLLAFALATGLLYGRFSRPTARIAFSDQLLVAPYQLTNGKGLMFRLANKRPNLLLEVTVEMIFSYNEMVDGKPMRRFYTLPLERSHVSLLTLSWTVVHPLDENSPLHNVTREDLKNGNATFAVLVQAFDETFSQTVHARTSYMYDEMVWGARFTPTFYNDNEGKVHLHLGKISDYTEAELPALN; this is translated from the coding sequence ATGGCGATCAGAAAACATGCGGTAAACCCCGAAGACGACCTTGGTTTCGGCACCCAGGCCATAAGCCAGCGGGTTGTAAATAAAAACGGCACCATCAATGTAAAACGTGAGGGAATACCCTTTTTTAACACTACAAATACTTATCATAAGCTCATATCCATGCGCTGGCCACTGTTTTGGCTTATGGTATTATCCGGCTATTTAATTACCAATCTCATATTTGCAAGCATTTATGTTAGCATAGGCATACGCAACCTTAACGGTGCGGAGGGCAAGGATTTTCTGCATCATTTTCTTAGCGCTTTCTTTTTTTCTGCGCAGACGCTCTCGACTGTTGGATACGGCCATATTAGTCCGTCCGGTGTTGCTACCAATTTTATCGCGGCATTTGAATCTATGATGGGTTTGCTGGCATTCGCTTTAGCAACCGGTTTATTATATGGGCGCTTCTCAAGACCGACAGCGAGGATCGCATTCAGCGACCAGTTACTGGTTGCGCCATATCAGCTCACCAATGGCAAGGGACTAATGTTCAGGCTGGCCAATAAGCGTCCTAATCTGCTGCTGGAGGTAACTGTGGAGATGATATTCTCTTACAATGAAATGGTAGATGGCAAACCTATGCGCCGTTTTTATACCTTGCCGTTGGAACGCAGCCACGTGAGTTTATTAACGCTTAGCTGGACAGTAGTTCACCCGCTGGATGAGAACAGTCCGCTGCATAACGTAACCCGCGAGGACCTTAAGAACGGTAATGCTACATTTGCAGTGTTGGTACAAGCTTTCGACGAAACATTTTCCCAAACAGTACATGCCCGTACATCATATATGTACGACGAGATGGTGTGGGGCGCACGTTTTACTCCTACTTTCTACAATGACAACGAAGGAAAGGTACATCTGCACTTAGGCAAAATCAGTGATTACACAGAAGCAGAACTGCCTGCGTTAAATTGA
- the trpA gene encoding tryptophan synthase subunit alpha, which produces MNRLNQLFDTKKDNLLSVYFTAGYPELNSTLAIAEALEKAGVDFLEVGFPYSDPVADGPTIQHSSQMALDAGMNLNLIFEQLKDLRKSVTIPILLMGYANPVMQFGVENFCRRAAEVGVDGCIIPDLPMHEYEMLYKDVFARYNISNIFLVTPQTSEDRIRKIDELSNSFIYLLSSASITGKALQLNDHVDTYFARIQGMNLKNPTIVGFGIGDKASFTKACQYNRGAIVGSAFVKMLGEGSDYLSKVEGFVKGICE; this is translated from the coding sequence ATGAACCGTCTTAACCAACTCTTCGATACAAAAAAAGATAACCTGCTTAGTGTGTATTTCACAGCGGGTTACCCTGAACTGAATAGCACTCTAGCCATTGCCGAAGCTTTGGAGAAAGCCGGAGTAGACTTTTTGGAAGTAGGTTTCCCATATTCAGATCCCGTTGCCGATGGCCCAACCATTCAGCATAGTTCACAAATGGCGTTGGATGCCGGTATGAATTTAAACTTGATTTTCGAGCAGTTAAAAGATCTTCGCAAATCGGTAACTATCCCCATTTTATTGATGGGTTATGCCAATCCGGTAATGCAATTCGGCGTAGAGAATTTTTGTCGTAGAGCTGCAGAAGTCGGGGTCGATGGCTGCATTATACCAGACCTGCCGATGCATGAATATGAGATGTTATACAAGGATGTCTTTGCCAGATACAACATCAGCAATATTTTTCTTGTAACGCCACAAACTTCAGAAGACCGTATCCGCAAGATCGATGAGCTGAGCAATAGTTTTATATACTTGCTATCCTCCGCATCAATTACGGGCAAGGCACTACAACTGAATGACCACGTAGACACGTATTTCGCGCGCATCCAAGGCATGAACCTTAAAAACCCAACCATAGTAGGCTTTGGTATAGGCGACAAGGCCTCGTTTACCAAGGCTTGCCAATACAATCGTGGCGCCATTGTGGGCAGCGCGTTTGTAAAAATGTTAGGCGAGGGTAGCGATTATTTAAGTAAAGTTGAGGGGTTTGTGAAGGGGATATGCGAGTAA
- a CDS encoding phosphoribosylanthranilate isomerase, which translates to MKIKVCGLKDPNNIKAIEALGPDFIGLIFYPRSPRYIDGLPSSVTKAISPAIVKTGVFVNDSFESINSLISEYELDAVQLHGVENPEFCAGLKKRVKVIKAFNIDEEFDFDDLDVYLPHVDYFLFDTRSNKPGGSGLTFDWSVLKNYTHNAPFFLSGGLSLDNLEAALKISHPQFYAVDLNSKFEISPGIKDAGKLKEAFNLIRRTV; encoded by the coding sequence ATGAAGATAAAGGTTTGCGGGTTAAAAGATCCAAACAACATAAAGGCAATTGAGGCGCTCGGACCGGATTTTATCGGTTTGATATTTTACCCGCGGTCGCCCAGATATATTGATGGATTACCCTCATCGGTTACAAAGGCGATTAGCCCAGCTATTGTTAAAACAGGCGTTTTTGTAAACGATTCTTTTGAGAGTATTAACTCTTTGATTTCTGAATACGAATTAGACGCTGTGCAGTTGCATGGTGTAGAAAACCCCGAGTTTTGTGCCGGATTAAAAAAAAGAGTTAAGGTGATTAAAGCTTTTAACATTGATGAAGAATTTGATTTTGATGACCTTGACGTTTATTTGCCGCACGTCGATTATTTTTTGTTCGATACGCGTAGTAACAAACCGGGCGGGAGCGGCCTGACGTTTGACTGGTCGGTTTTGAAGAATTACACGCATAATGCGCCGTTTTTTTTAAGCGGGGGACTTAGTCTTGATAACTTGGAAGCTGCACTAAAGATTTCGCACCCGCAATTTTATGCTGTTGACCTGAACAGCAAGTTTGAAATTAGCCCTGGTATAAAAGATGCCGGCAAACTAAAAGAAGCATTTAACCTGATAAGAAGAACGGTTTAA
- the trpB gene encoding tryptophan synthase subunit beta yields MRYGVNEQGYYGDFGGAYIPEMLYPNIEELRQQYQAITNDASFKAEFESLLKDYVGRPSPLYLAERLSEKYGANIFLKREDLNHTGSHKINNAIGQILLAERLCKKRIIAETGAGQHGVATATVCALKGIECVVYMGEVDMERQAPNVARMKMLGAKVVPATSGSKTLKDATNEAMRDWINNPLDTHYIIGSVVGPYPYPEMVAKFQSIISLETKKQLLEHTGRELPDYALACVGGGSNAMGMFYHFLDDESVKLIAVEAAGKGVESGHSAATTFLGKEGVLHGSRTILMQTEDGQVVEPYSISAGLDYPGIGPQHAHLYKINRAQYVSITDDEALNAGLLVSQLEGIIPAIESAHAFAYLEKMKFKPNDNVVICLSGRGDKDLDTYIKHFGY; encoded by the coding sequence ATGAGATACGGAGTTAATGAACAAGGCTATTACGGCGATTTCGGCGGAGCATACATCCCCGAAATGCTGTATCCTAATATTGAGGAACTAAGGCAGCAGTATCAGGCGATTACAAATGATGCTTCATTTAAGGCAGAATTTGAAAGTTTGCTTAAAGACTATGTGGGCAGGCCCTCTCCGTTATACCTTGCCGAAAGATTGTCTGAGAAATACGGCGCAAACATTTTTCTTAAACGCGAAGATCTCAACCATACAGGTTCGCACAAGATCAATAACGCTATAGGGCAGATCTTATTAGCAGAACGGCTTTGTAAAAAGCGCATCATCGCAGAGACAGGTGCCGGGCAGCACGGCGTAGCAACGGCTACGGTTTGCGCCTTAAAAGGTATTGAATGTGTTGTTTACATGGGCGAAGTGGATATGGAACGCCAGGCGCCAAATGTTGCACGTATGAAAATGCTGGGCGCGAAGGTTGTCCCTGCAACATCGGGAAGTAAGACACTTAAAGATGCAACAAATGAGGCGATGCGAGATTGGATCAACAATCCGCTTGATACCCACTACATAATAGGCTCTGTGGTGGGGCCGTACCCTTATCCGGAGATGGTGGCAAAATTCCAATCCATCATTTCTCTCGAAACTAAAAAACAACTTTTAGAGCATACCGGCAGAGAACTTCCTGATTATGCCCTGGCTTGTGTAGGCGGCGGCAGCAATGCAATGGGAATGTTCTACCATTTTTTGGATGACGAAAGTGTAAAACTAATCGCTGTAGAAGCGGCAGGAAAGGGTGTTGAAAGCGGGCACTCTGCTGCAACAACGTTTTTGGGAAAAGAAGGTGTGCTGCATGGCAGCCGTACGATTTTAATGCAGACCGAGGATGGTCAGGTAGTTGAACCATATTCAATATCCGCCGGATTAGACTATCCCGGTATTGGCCCGCAGCATGCACACTTATATAAGATCAACCGTGCACAGTATGTAAGCATCACCGACGATGAAGCTTTAAATGCAGGCCTATTAGTCTCTCAATTAGAGGGAATTATACCTGCGATTGAATCGGCACATGCCTTTGCTTATTTGGAAAAAATGAAATTTAAGCCCAATGATAATGTTGTGATCTGCCTGTCAGGCCGTGGCGACAAAGACTTGGATACTTACATTAAACATTTTGGGTATTAA
- the recR gene encoding recombination mediator RecR yields MNFSSKLLENAVAEFAKLPGVGPKTALRLVLHLLGQDKEEVQSFSDAMVKLRNEILFCSTCHNISDQPVCDICSSPKRDHGIICIVEDTRDVMAVENTDQFNGVYHVLGGLISPMDGVGPADLEIDSLIERVSRGDIKEVFFALSATMEGDTTIFYLNKRLKNFKLNISTIARGIAFGGELEYVDEITLGRSIATRVPYENSLSG; encoded by the coding sequence ATGAATTTCTCCTCCAAGCTGTTAGAAAATGCCGTTGCCGAGTTTGCTAAGCTGCCGGGCGTTGGGCCTAAGACAGCGCTCAGATTAGTGCTGCATTTGCTCGGTCAGGACAAAGAGGAGGTGCAATCTTTTAGCGACGCGATGGTTAAGCTGCGTAACGAGATTCTGTTTTGCTCAACCTGTCACAATATTTCTGACCAGCCTGTTTGCGACATCTGTAGTTCTCCCAAACGCGACCACGGCATCATTTGTATAGTGGAAGATACACGCGACGTGATGGCAGTTGAAAATACTGACCAGTTTAACGGAGTGTACCATGTACTTGGCGGTTTAATTTCGCCGATGGATGGGGTAGGCCCGGCCGACCTTGAAATTGATTCTTTGATAGAACGTGTGAGCCGGGGAGATATAAAAGAAGTGTTCTTTGCATTGAGCGCGACCATGGAAGGCGACACCACGATTTTTTACCTTAACAAAAGACTTAAAAACTTTAAACTAAACATATCTACCATTGCCCGTGGCATAGCTTTTGGTGGTGAGTTAGAGTACGTTGACGAGATTACACTCGGAAGGTCAATAGCGACACGCGTACCCTACGAAAACTCACTATCAGGCTAA
- a CDS encoding TCR/Tet family MFS transporter, producing MDNSKRSPALGFIFVTLLIDITGFGIIIPVFPKLIEKLIHGNLSQAAQWGGWLLFAYSVMQFLFAPVLGNLSDKYGRRPILLGSLLGFAIDYTFLAFAPNIWLLFIGRIIAGITGASFTTAAAYIADISTPEKRAQNFGLIGAAFGLGFIIGPVLGGILGHIDVRLPFLTAAGLALLNAAYGFFILPESLAIENRRKFEWKRANPIGSLKQLRRYPAIAGLVGSLTLIYIAAHAVQSTWSYFTMSRFGWNESTVGYSLGVVGVLSGLVQGVLIRFTIPKFGQKKSIVIGFALYTLALSLFAFANQSWMMFAFLIPYCLGGIAGPALQGLISTQIPPNEQGELQGGLTSLMSATSIVGPILMTNLFAYFTSKNAPVTFPGAPFLMGAILMVLSTLFAIRSFNRAREKNVMSEPEMEAAEQTIQPH from the coding sequence ATGGACAACTCCAAACGCAGCCCCGCCCTTGGGTTTATCTTCGTAACTTTACTTATTGATATTACGGGTTTTGGTATCATTATTCCGGTTTTTCCTAAACTAATAGAGAAGCTGATACACGGCAATTTAAGCCAGGCTGCGCAGTGGGGCGGGTGGTTGTTATTTGCCTATTCAGTAATGCAATTCCTGTTCGCACCTGTATTAGGTAATTTGAGTGATAAGTATGGTCGCAGGCCGATATTGCTTGGTTCGCTTTTGGGATTTGCAATTGATTATACCTTTTTAGCTTTCGCGCCAAACATTTGGTTACTCTTTATAGGTAGAATCATTGCGGGTATCACCGGTGCCAGCTTTACCACAGCCGCTGCTTACATTGCAGATATCAGCACGCCAGAAAAGCGAGCTCAAAACTTTGGTTTAATAGGCGCCGCTTTTGGTTTAGGTTTTATCATCGGGCCGGTGCTTGGCGGTATTCTGGGACACATCGATGTTCGCCTTCCGTTTCTTACTGCAGCAGGTTTGGCGTTACTGAACGCCGCATACGGGTTCTTTATCCTGCCTGAATCATTAGCCATAGAAAACCGGAGGAAGTTTGAATGGAAACGCGCAAACCCTATCGGCTCACTTAAACAACTAAGGCGTTACCCCGCAATTGCCGGCTTAGTTGGCTCATTAACACTTATCTACATCGCTGCTCACGCGGTTCAAAGTACCTGGTCATATTTTACCATGTCACGTTTCGGTTGGAACGAATCTACGGTCGGTTATTCTCTTGGCGTAGTAGGAGTATTATCCGGTTTGGTACAGGGTGTTTTGATACGCTTTACCATTCCTAAGTTTGGGCAGAAGAAGAGTATCGTCATAGGCTTTGCGTTGTATACACTTGCGCTTTCGTTATTTGCCTTTGCCAATCAAAGCTGGATGATGTTCGCCTTTCTTATCCCGTACTGTTTAGGTGGTATCGCAGGCCCTGCGCTGCAAGGCCTTATAAGTACTCAAATACCGCCGAATGAACAAGGCGAACTGCAAGGCGGACTTACAAGTTTAATGAGCGCAACCTCTATTGTTGGCCCGATATTGATGACCAACCTGTTTGCTTATTTCACGAGCAAAAACGCGCCGGTTACATTTCCGGGTGCACCATTTTTGATGGGCGCTATCCTGATGGTATTAAGCACGCTGTTTGCTATCCGCAGCTTTAACCGTGCGAGAGAAAAAAATGTGATGAGCGAACCGGAAATGGAAGCAGCCGAGCAAACAATACAGCCCCATTAA
- a CDS encoding glycosyltransferase, producing MKVSVIVVNHKGSKLSPYALTALSAAADKVESEIIVIGETKNSKAEPIVRYFKSYVDNISQDINFGIANSIGEYILILQPDAVLQYDAIKRSVQFMDHHQHAGGLSVRMLDADGNYLQSSKKVLPDSWIAFFKLTGLLKQFPKSRLRHNFAAHHEDEFDTIEMDVLGSSFMLLRRSALDTVGKFDERFGKYGSNIDISYRLRLAGFKNYYFPKTYIIKEQAQAVTKFSWQYLKGFYGALFIFVIKYFFSLPAVKVKPLQELYPAYELKG from the coding sequence ATGAAGGTATCTGTAATTGTGGTAAACCATAAAGGGAGCAAGTTGTCGCCTTACGCGTTAACTGCACTGTCCGCTGCTGCAGATAAAGTCGAGTCTGAAATTATTGTGATTGGTGAAACTAAGAATTCGAAGGCCGAACCAATAGTCCGTTATTTTAAATCTTACGTAGATAACATCTCTCAAGACATTAATTTTGGCATAGCTAACTCAATCGGCGAGTATATTTTGATCTTACAGCCGGATGCTGTTTTGCAGTATGACGCTATTAAAAGATCTGTACAGTTTATGGATCACCATCAGCACGCTGGCGGGTTAAGCGTACGTATGCTGGATGCTGATGGCAATTATTTGCAATCTTCGAAAAAGGTATTGCCTGATAGCTGGATTGCATTTTTCAAATTGACCGGGTTGCTCAAGCAATTCCCTAAATCGCGTTTACGCCACAACTTTGCTGCACACCACGAAGACGAGTTTGATACCATCGAGATGGACGTGTTAGGCAGTAGTTTTATGTTATTGCGCAGATCAGCCTTAGACACTGTCGGTAAGTTCGACGAGCGCTTTGGTAAATATGGAAGTAACATCGACATTTCTTATCGTTTACGCCTGGCCGGTTTCAAAAATTACTACTTTCCAAAAACTTATATCATTAAAGAGCAGGCACAAGCTGTCACGAAATTTAGCTGGCAATATCTCAAAGGATTTTACGGAGCGTTGTTTATCTTCGTCATCAAATATTTCTTCAGTTTGCCTGCTGTAAAAGTTAAACCATTGCAGGAGCTGTACCCTGCATATGAACTTAAAGGATAA
- a CDS encoding LOG family protein — translation MTGDEKLTKAFANHDWHEIKVTDSWQIFKIMAEFVDGFEKLAKIGPCVSIFGSARTKNENKYYEMAVETARLLAERGYGVISGGGPGIMEAANKGAYEAGGKSVGLNIELPFEQFHNKYIDRDKLLEFDYFFVRKVMFMKYSQGFIVLPGGFGTLDESFEAITLIQTGKIARFPIVFIGVDYWKGLFEWVEEKMLNAEHNISPDDLNLYRVVDTAEEAVEHIFRFYQKYLLKPNF, via the coding sequence ATGACTGGTGATGAAAAACTAACCAAGGCCTTCGCTAACCACGACTGGCACGAAATAAAAGTTACTGACTCCTGGCAGATCTTTAAGATCATGGCCGAGTTTGTTGACGGATTTGAGAAATTGGCCAAGATAGGCCCATGTGTGTCGATATTCGGTTCGGCGCGCACAAAAAATGAGAACAAGTATTACGAGATGGCGGTAGAAACCGCACGTTTACTGGCAGAACGTGGCTATGGCGTAATATCAGGCGGTGGACCGGGCATTATGGAAGCAGCTAATAAAGGTGCTTACGAAGCCGGCGGTAAATCTGTAGGTCTGAACATCGAATTGCCATTTGAGCAATTTCACAATAAATACATCGACCGCGATAAATTACTGGAGTTCGATTATTTCTTTGTGCGTAAGGTAATGTTCATGAAGTATTCTCAAGGGTTTATTGTGTTACCGGGTGGTTTCGGAACGCTTGATGAATCTTTCGAAGCAATTACACTAATACAAACCGGTAAAATTGCCCGCTTCCCTATCGTGTTTATTGGCGTAGATTATTGGAAAGGGTTATTTGAATGGGTGGAAGAAAAAATGCTGAACGCTGAACATAATATCAGCCCCGATGATTTGAACCTTTACCGGGTAGTTGACACGGCCGAAGAAGCTGTTGAACATATCTTCAGGTTCTATCAGAAATATCTTCTAAAACCAAACTTTTAA
- the trpD gene encoding anthranilate phosphoribosyltransferase yields MKQILNHLFEHKTFSRQQSKEILTDIGQGKYNASQMAAFMTAYCMRSITVDELEGFREAMLELCLPVNIEAGDLIDLCGTGGDGKDTFNISTLASFVVAGAGYKVAKHGNYGVSSGCGSSNVIEYLGYSFTNDTGKLNSTIDAANICFLHAPLFHPAMKTVAPIRRELGVKTFFNMLGPLVNPAKPKNQLVGVYNLELARLYAYLYQKSSTNYTIVNALDGYDEVSLTCDFKTFSAAGEKINTVKGLGFDVLDPASITGGHTVADSAAIFTNVLKGDGADAQNNVVLSNAALAIRTISPEKSFGDCFYEAEESLLGKKALKSFTNLINAN; encoded by the coding sequence ATGAAACAAATTTTAAATCACCTTTTTGAACATAAGACATTTAGCAGGCAGCAGTCTAAAGAGATACTGACTGACATCGGTCAGGGGAAGTATAATGCCTCGCAAATGGCAGCATTTATGACGGCATATTGTATGCGTAGCATCACCGTTGACGAGTTAGAGGGATTTCGTGAAGCCATGCTGGAGCTGTGCCTTCCGGTAAATATCGAAGCCGGTGACCTGATAGATCTGTGCGGCACGGGCGGTGATGGTAAAGACACTTTCAACATTTCTACGCTGGCCTCATTTGTTGTTGCAGGTGCCGGTTACAAGGTGGCGAAACATGGTAATTATGGTGTGTCTTCGGGTTGCGGTTCTTCAAACGTTATTGAATACCTGGGTTACAGTTTCACCAATGATACCGGTAAATTAAACTCAACTATCGACGCTGCGAATATTTGCTTTTTGCATGCACCGCTATTTCACCCTGCGATGAAGACTGTGGCACCTATTCGCCGCGAATTGGGTGTGAAAACTTTCTTTAATATGCTTGGCCCGCTGGTGAATCCGGCGAAGCCGAAAAATCAACTCGTAGGTGTCTATAACTTGGAATTAGCGCGTTTGTATGCGTACTTATACCAAAAATCGTCGACTAATTATACCATTGTGAACGCTTTAGACGGTTACGACGAAGTATCGCTCACCTGCGATTTTAAAACATTCTCTGCCGCAGGCGAAAAGATAAATACCGTTAAAGGTTTAGGCTTCGATGTGCTCGATCCGGCAAGTATTACGGGCGGGCATACCGTCGCCGATTCGGCTGCGATTTTTACAAATGTTTTAAAGGGCGATGGCGCCGACGCGCAGAACAATGTGGTGTTAAGTAACGCTGCGCTCGCTATCAGAACAATAAGCCCAGAAAAATCTTTTGGTGACTGTTTTTATGAGGCTGAAGAGTCACTGTTGGGCAAAAAAGCGTTAAAGAGCTTCACAAATTTAATTAACGCCAACTAA
- a CDS encoding SDR family oxidoreductase: MNLKDKVVVITGASSGIGKAMVYEFASRGANVVLAARQYVTLCEISEDVQKKYPVKALSIQCDVSKEGDCESMIKQTVATFARIDVLVNNAGITMRALFKDMDLSVFKSVMDINFWGTVYCTRYAMPQLLANKGTVVGISSISGIKGLPSRSAYSASKFAMNGFLDSLRTENLHTGLNVLIACPGFTASNIRNVALDKNGNQQGESNLEEDKMMTAEEVAKRIATGVENKARTLVMTTQGKLTNLLSKFVPGLLDKLVYNVFAKEKDSLLK, from the coding sequence ATGAACTTAAAGGATAAAGTTGTCGTGATTACCGGGGCATCTTCCGGTATCGGTAAAGCTATGGTTTACGAGTTTGCTTCGCGCGGCGCCAATGTGGTGCTCGCGGCAAGGCAATATGTAACACTTTGCGAAATCTCCGAAGACGTACAGAAAAAATACCCGGTTAAAGCCCTATCCATTCAGTGCGATGTAAGCAAAGAAGGCGACTGTGAATCGATGATCAAACAGACGGTTGCTACCTTTGCTCGGATAGATGTACTTGTGAATAATGCCGGTATCACCATGCGTGCTCTTTTTAAAGATATGGATCTAAGCGTTTTCAAAAGCGTTATGGATATCAACTTTTGGGGCACTGTATATTGCACGCGTTATGCTATGCCTCAGCTCTTGGCTAATAAGGGAACAGTTGTAGGTATATCTTCAATATCGGGAATTAAAGGGTTACCTAGCCGCAGCGCTTATTCTGCTTCGAAGTTTGCCATGAACGGTTTTCTAGACTCACTGAGGACTGAAAACCTCCATACAGGATTGAACGTGCTGATAGCCTGCCCTGGTTTTACAGCATCTAACATTCGTAATGTGGCATTAGACAAAAACGGTAATCAGCAGGGTGAAAGCAACCTGGAAGAGGATAAAATGATGACCGCCGAAGAAGTAGCTAAACGCATAGCTACAGGCGTTGAAAATAAAGCAAGAACGCTGGTTATGACAACTCAAGGCAAGCTAACTAACTTATTAAGCAAGTTTGTCCCGGGGTTATTGGATAAATTGGTTTATAACGTATTCGCTAAAGAAAAGGATTCGCTGCTGAAGTGA
- a CDS encoding sodium:solute symporter, producing the protein MSPAVLLLFIIGYFVVLVAISFLTAGKSSDNDTFFVANRNSKWYLVAFGMIGTALSGVTFISVPGKVGAPTGDQFAYFQFVLGNAAGFIVVCTVLLPLYYRLRLTSIYGYIESALGLWSYKTAAGIFLISRTIGSAFRLYLVVIILQKFIFDSYHVPFAVTVLICLALIWSYTYKGGLKTIIITDSLQTLFLVASVFLSIFFICRSLNLDVVSAFETVKNSNYSKIFFFNEFVISKFHFTKQFLGGMFITIAMVGLDQDLMQKNLSLKNIGEAQKNMFSFTAIFVVINIFFLSVGALLYIYAVKNGITVAKTDYLYPTIALNYLGTAPAVVFMLGLTAATFATTDSALTALTTSFCVDFLNFNKRADSNSKQAIATRHYVHVAFSGLMFLTIVFFNTINNDAVVSAIFKVASYTYGPLLGLYSFGLLMNSRQVNDKLVPFICLISPAICYFLSTESARLFGGYVFDNELIIVNGLITFAGLLATSKPKQTVAVI; encoded by the coding sequence ATGTCGCCGGCCGTATTACTCTTATTTATCATCGGGTACTTTGTAGTGCTGGTGGCTATATCATTCCTCACTGCCGGCAAATCTTCAGACAATGATACGTTCTTTGTGGCCAACCGCAACTCCAAATGGTATCTCGTTGCCTTTGGTATGATAGGTACCGCGCTTAGCGGCGTAACATTCATATCCGTTCCCGGCAAAGTCGGCGCACCAACCGGGGATCAATTCGCTTACTTTCAATTTGTTTTAGGGAATGCGGCAGGCTTTATTGTGGTGTGTACGGTTTTATTGCCACTGTACTACAGATTAAGGCTAACGTCTATTTACGGCTATATAGAAAGTGCATTGGGTTTATGGAGTTACAAGACCGCGGCTGGGATATTCCTGATCAGCCGAACCATAGGTTCTGCATTCAGGCTTTACCTCGTTGTAATTATTTTGCAAAAGTTCATTTTCGATAGCTATCACGTTCCATTCGCGGTCACAGTGCTTATATGCCTGGCGCTCATCTGGTCTTACACCTACAAAGGCGGCTTAAAAACTATCATCATCACAGATAGCTTGCAGACTTTGTTTCTGGTGGCATCAGTATTTCTGTCCATATTTTTTATCTGCCGGAGCTTAAATCTTGACGTAGTCTCTGCTTTTGAGACAGTGAAAAACAGCAATTACTCCAAAATATTTTTCTTCAACGAGTTTGTGATCAGCAAATTTCACTTCACAAAACAGTTCCTTGGGGGCATGTTTATCACCATCGCGATGGTGGGCCTCGACCAGGACCTGATGCAGAAAAACCTAAGCTTAAAAAACATCGGAGAAGCACAGAAAAACATGTTCAGTTTCACAGCCATCTTTGTAGTGATCAACATTTTTTTCCTAAGCGTAGGTGCATTGCTTTATATATACGCGGTTAAGAATGGCATCACTGTCGCTAAAACTGATTATCTGTATCCAACAATCGCGCTCAATTACCTGGGTACTGCCCCGGCAGTTGTGTTTATGTTGGGGTTAACTGCGGCAACCTTTGCTACCACAGATTCTGCATTAACTGCTTTAACAACATCCTTCTGCGTCGACTTTTTGAACTTTAATAAGCGTGCTGATTCAAATTCTAAACAAGCCATCGCAACCCGCCATTATGTGCATGTCGCATTTTCCGGGTTGATGTTTTTAACTATCGTCTTTTTCAACACTATTAACAATGATGCGGTAGTGAGCGCAATTTTCAAAGTTGCCTCGTATACCTATGGCCCGCTATTGGGTTTGTATTCGTTCGGCCTGTTAATGAACAGTCGCCAGGTGAATGATAAACTTGTTCCGTTTATTTGTCTCATTTCTCCTGCTATTTGCTATTTCTTGAGTACAGAGTCTGCACGGTTGTTTGGCGGGTATGTTTTTGATAACGAACTCATCATTGTCAACGGATTGATTACATTTGCCGGCTTATTGGCTACCTCGAAACCAAAACAGACGGTAGCTGTAATATAA